In Amia ocellicauda isolate fAmiCal2 chromosome 7, fAmiCal2.hap1, whole genome shotgun sequence, the genomic window ttttttgttttttaagtgtgtCAGGGAGAAGGATTACAACGTATTTATTACCGAATGTTGTTCTAACTGTTAAGGAATCTGTGGATATACCTGTACCTGTGCCTGTGCCTGTGCCTGATCCCCCGCCCCCCACCCGGCACCATTCAATTAATGATTAAGTGACTCACCGCTGAACTAACCTGAGCAGAAAATCCACTATATTGGTCTGCAGGAGGAACACAGAGGGCCTCAGAGAAGAAGAGAGTAACAAGGAGCTTCACTAATCCTTCTGTTTCAtgccaactttttttttctcttttccccTCTCGAAAAATGATATAGGGTTGctgatttgtttttcctgtAGTTTGCTTGACTCTCTAGAGGTCATTCCCACAATAGGCTTACTGTAATCAGGAAGCACAGTAGGTCCTATTGCACATTTTAGAGGACaactgggattttttttaacaaataagtACAGAAAAAAAGGTATGCCAGTTTGTGTGGGCTGGTGTTTTCCCAGACAACCCCAGAACTTACAAGTACTGCTGATTTGAAATGCATAGATTTTggatattattttgaatatttggATTCTGTATCACGGTATGGCCTACAGGTGaaagacataataataataataataataataataataataataataataataataataataataataataataataataaaacattatatatgtaaTTCAACAAAGGAAATTGCATGGGATTTCATACAATTTACAAAGCCTTCTGTGATCCTGGGGGGAAATTGAGCTGGTGACATAACTGAAGACAGATATTGCCACATGTATCAGTCATACATTGCTTTCCAAAGGGTTTCTTAAGGGTTTCACCTCCATCCCCAAAAAAATGACCACCAGGTTTTGTGAagaattctttattttttatttgattttttttttttttaccaaactTGGTATTGTGTTGCTACTTCTCCCACCGAGATCTGAAGCCAGTGGCTATAAATAATGTGCAAtgaaggggaaaaataaatacaagaacagAAACGAACATTCCAAGCTTGGCATTCCTGCCAGATTACAACTGGACTGATCTTCAGACATGTATCGAATCTGCTATTCAGATAATATCAAAACCATCTGTGTTACTGTGCTCAGAAGTGCTACCATTACATATatgcataaacacacacattcaaaatgAAGCTCCTACTGAATAATCTGCTGTATGTTAGCCAGTCGCAGGTGCAGGATATTTGATTCATGTTTTCatagtttaaatacatttgcatcaaCGGATATTtgcctttcttttcctttcttttctttttaaatgctgcTGCGGTTTCAGTATTTGCACAACAGCCAGTCGCTTTAGAAGCCTGCTTTGCTCCTGGACTCTTAATCCAAAAACATTAGTCAAggatctctttagtttatagtagtagattttttttttttttttaaacagtgtgTAATTGTAAATGCTAACACACAGGAAGTCAGCCCCAACTCCCACATTACATTATAGGTCACAAACTGAGGTGTAACCCAACCCTGGTTTGAAGCCACTTGTTAATGTTTACCTCCTGGACTTTGACACCTTATCTGAAAAGTCCTGAATGAATGACGTTTACAAATGTCAATGCTGTTTGTCTGCCAGCGCTGCTCCAGTGTCGTTTTGTACCTTAATGGTACCTGCCTGTCACCGTATGTCATTTAGATTTACTGTACACCTTAAAATGAGCATCTGGAATTGATGAATCATAAActaacctctccctctctctccctgcaggtGTTTGATCAGACAGTGGACAATGCCCGCCTTGTTCTGCAGATTGACAATGCCCGGCTGGCAGCTGATGACTTCAGAGTCAAGTACGTGTTAATATGTAGTGCTGCAAACTAAGCACAGCAAACACACTGCAAGCTCTATGCACACTATGAGCATCAATACTTTAGCTTCGCTTTGCCACTTTTAGAGACATGGTGTCAAAACTACCGTCAGGCATCAAACTGTTTGACTTGATCTCTCCAAAGCTCTTGCTACATAATTTGAAGCTGACGCACCATTCAGATATATTGCTCACATATTACAATGAGCAGCCTTGTCACAGAAGTGTGTAATCCCTGCTTTTAAGAGAATTCAACCTTTACAATCCACTCCAGTCCATTCCATTGCAAGGTTTTAATTTCTCCTGAACTGCATTTATCACATCAATGATTGAAGGATGGAGTTGAAATAAAGACTGGCAATGGAATGGGAAAGTCACGGTTTGTTACCAGTAGACAGGGTGGCCTTAGTGGAGAAGATCGTAGGCCACACAGTACAGCCCAACACCATATCAGAAAGCTTGGACGCACACAGTGCAGATCCAAGATTGTCTAGCTCTGGTTGTTTAGACTATTGACATTCTCCAATAGTCTGATCGATTGTGgcctctctctgactctctctccttcccctcCATGGCTGCAGGTTCGAGTCGGAGCTGGCCATCCGCCAGTCGGTGGAGTCGGACATCGTCGGGCTGAGGAGAATGATCGACGACACCAACATGGGCCGCATGAACCTGGAGAGCGAGATCGAGGCCATGAAGGAGGAACTTATCCACCTCAAGAAGAACCACGATGATGTAAGCCCAGCCAgcgcacacaagcacacacaagcACCAGTAGACATCCCAAGACTTGCAGCTGCCTTTCCAGTGGCGATCCAAATCAGTCCACACAGAACTCGTACATGACTAGCACTACTATTGTGAGATTTGTAGTGTGGTCATTTTACACAGTTgtcattttgtatgtttttccatGGATGAGGATTGATTTCATTGCACCATGTCTGACCAAtgtccctctcccctctctctgcaggaggTGATGGAGATGCGCAACCAGATCGCACAGTCCGGGGTGCAGGTGGACGTGGACGCTCCCAAGGGACAGGACCTGGCGCACATCATGGCCGAGATGAGGGCCAAATATGAGAAGATGGCGCTACAGAGCCAGGAAGAGCTCAAAACCTGGCACGAAAGCCAGGTACCACTTATCATCCTCACATTCCTTCAATTTTTTACTTAATTCTGCCTAAACAGGTACCAAGAATCCTGACGAGAGCTGAAATTGAGTATATGTTGACATGCAGTGGAACTCCCACACCTCAGCATCAGAGCCTGAGAAAGACATCTCGCTTATAAGGGGATCTGCTCTCTTCCTCAACTCAAAGGCCCCAAACATGACCTCCATCTTCTTCCTTCCCCAGATCACAGAGGTCCAGGTGCAGGTGTCCCAGAACACAGAGGCCCTTCAGGGAGCACGGACAGAGATTACAGAGCTGCGCAGACAGTTCCAGTCACTGGAGATCGAGCTGGAGTCCCAGAGGAGCATGGTAAGAGCCTCAGGGATGACTCTTAGAGCAAAACACATTGATGGACACACATAGCTGTTGGATGCATTTCAGCTTTCAGAGGCTGCTAACTCAGGATCAAATTATTGTAGTGTGGACGGATGGTGCTGGCACCACACTCTGACAGCCACTTCTTTGAGGAATCGCAGGGCCTGTGCTCACCCAtgtttccctctctctgtgaaCAGAAAGCCTCCCTGGAAGATGCACTGCGTGACACAGAGATACGCAACAACATGGAGATGGAGAAGTACAACACCATCATCCTGCAGCTGGAGGCCGAGCTGACACAACTGCGCCACAACATCCAGCAGCAGGGGCAGGATTACGAGGCCCTGCTCAACATCAAGATGAAGCTGGAGGCTGAGATTGCCACATACAGGCGCCTGCTGGATGGCGGGGACTTCAGGTGAGCGGGCAATCAGAACCAGAATAATCATCCGATATGGTTCAGCTCCTTGAGAGAATTTACACTTTTTCAAGAATAGTCACACCTACAAATCATCccagcatgcaatctgcctgaACAGAATGGTATATATTTCAGCGCCTTATTGGATGTTTTAACATTACCCAGTATTACTGATTTTACCCTGTCTACATGTCTCCTGCGGTAATTACTTCTGTGATTTACTATACTCATATCAGGGTAGTAACATAGTGTTGACTGTTGTCAGTAGTTTGTCACAGTCTGGTTTAGTGGAGCGGTGAGAAGTTAGTCAGTGGAAATTTGACACAAACATAGGTTTAGAGTAGCATTTAAGTGCTGAAGATTTGTTCTTTGGCTTGAAGTAGTGCATCAGTCAACCTGATGAATAGGCTTTTGTAAACCCAGTGAACATAACAAACTGACCTCTGCTTACCCACCAGTCAGTAGCTCCATCATTTAGCCCGGTGAGACTCAGCAAAAGCCACCAAGTGAGCTTTCTGCCGGGTGAATGCTCACTCTCCTGTCGTGTGTCCAGGCTCCAGGACGCTCTCGAAGACCAGAAGACCACCAAGACCAAAGTGATGACCGTGACGCAGACAGTGGTGGATGGCAAGGTGGTGTCAGAGAGCACCAAGACCAGGGAGCTCTCGTCCTGAGCCCCCAAAATCCCCAGACCCCATCCTCCCTTTACACCAGTGCCTTAACCTCTCTCCCCCTATGCTGTTACCCAGGGTGGGtctgcagccctggtcctggagagtctCTGTCAAGCATGATGTATGGGCAGTTTGTAAAGTCAGTGAGTTGAAAGGATCCAGTTGTTGAAACCTCAGCTGGATCACCAATGCAGAAGTCTCTCCGGCAGCAGAGGTGCAGATCCCCTCTTGTAACCCTCCTCTCACCCTTTCTCCGCTACTACACTCCCCTGTTCCTACTTCCCCCAACCCACGGGCCACAGCTTTCCCTACTTTAGAAAAACCAAGAATCGCATTGTACTCCCACTGTGTGGCCTTCTAATAAATGGAAATCTCTTCAGCATATACACGAGTCCTGTTTTTTATGTCGCTTGAGTCCCAATGGCGGTTTTTAGCATGATTGAACTGTACAGATAGTTGTGCACTTAACCCACGGGTTTCACCTCTACATTTCACACTTAATTGTGCCTTCCTGTGGTTTTACCACACACTCACTGAGGTTTACTAGACTCCGAACTCCATGCACCACCACAGCACAGCTTGAGAACGTCACTTCCCTGTATTAATACCCCCTATCATAATTGATTTTATTATCATAGTAAAGTATGGAAAGCATATTGACAGTAATATAAATCATGGCACACTGAATCTAACTACACAATCGCACAGCCTAAATCCAATCACAGTACAAGGCCAGCCAACAAAATCAATGTCTTATTTACAGTCTTTTTGAACTAGATCTACCCAAGATAAGTTTGCTTCtacaataaaccaataaaccaTTTTGTTACTTAGGAATATTGTCAGCTtactctgttttgttttttatttgactgaCTACACTATAGTAAGAAGGTCTTCCATTGCTGAAGACTAGATCTCAAGAAAGTATGgacttttaatatttaaaaaagtaaaatatgcatACGTACAAATGACGTGTGAGGGGCTTTTAAAACACTGGACGCCATCCAAAGCTGTCTCCCACCACATTCCCGTTTAAAAACCAGAGGGTAATAATAGTTGCAAATTATATTGAGAGGAATGTGCTGTTTACTTTGCACTTGACCTAATATTCCGGTCATACAGTTGCGTCAATtcccacactgcactacacagctCGACACAGCAGGATTGCACCGAAAGAAAAACACttatttgattttttgttttggagagaagaacaaaaaacaaaacggtaACATTAGATATAATCTGATTCACAAATATAGGCACACTCAGGCCACACAGTCAATGGAAACACGTGGTTTACTATTAAGAATCTCACCTGGgcttattaataaatattttacaagGCCCAAAGTCCAGCTCTTGAATGTGCAACACTGAAATGCCATATAAGGTGCAGTTTCTTTTAGAAAGTCCCTTTTAGGCGCACAGTGCACGGAATATCCTTGTGTACAGAAGTCCGACACACAGCCGAGGCCATATTTCATAGAATACCTCATCATTATTAGTTCTGCCCAGCATCCAGTGTTTATCTCTGTTAAAATCTCTGACCTTTGAACTCCTGTAGGAAAGTCAGAACATCTATTCTCAACCATACACTAATCACATGTGGAATGGGTATTCAATATTGTTTCTCTCCCtgtcattatttttcctttttcttttttctattcttGTTTCATACTTTTAAGATACATTTGTGCTCTTTTCAGTATCTATTTAACTTCGACAGCGCTCTGAAGAGACGGCGGGGTCTGATGCGCTTCataatacaaatcaaataaaataaaatgcttttccTTTAAACTAGAAGCAAATCGATCAGGTTCGACGACGCGCTTTTGTCTGTAACACCTGGTAGTCATTAAAACCGTGAGACCGACGCAAAACGAATCCTGCTAATTAAGGTCGcgttcttgttgcgcagatttccgaagttctgcgcagatctgcagaatgcCGCCGataccattggtggagccgcgcagacctgcggacatctgcgctacacgaactaGACCGATGTTCTTGTGCCGTTTTTCAATGTATTCTCCAAGTTTAACGCTGAATCGTGCCTCAGCTTGTGTTTCACACCAGCGAAGTGAAACCGAATTATCCTGTGAACAGTTGGGGCAGGTAAAGTGTTATCAACACGTCTGGGCGGTAAGCGATCAAATATCAGGTGGTTTCTGTAGGAAACGGAGCAGGTTGGGTCGGTAATTACAGCTTTCGAagacagagaagaaaaataatactaGACATCGTTATTTGCGCAACCCCCTCCTGTCTTGGTCAAGGATTGTGTATTTAATTTCCAGAAGCGCACATCTGTGCTCCTGCCTACTGATGCAGAAATGAATTACCTCCCTATAGCGAGACTCCCACATCCTTATAAAACCAAACGCGGCTCTTCTTTTCAGATCACCCTAATAGAGCAGGTTGTTACTGGCAAGTCCAAATGTGCAAATTAAAGGCAATGAAAGGATAAGTTTCCGATTTGGGGGCCAGAGCAAACATTACCTACCGGTGGGGAAGaaactgcaagaaaacaaacaaggacaGGTCAAACTTACAAAAGCAAATGTGGTCATTagagtattttctttcttgttctATATAAGGTCTGCTTTGTACTGCCAAGCCCTCCAAGCTGACCCTGTGTCAGTCCAATCGGTTTCACGCATCTGCTTGGATGTGCGTCTCTGGGGTGCTGAGCAGGAAAGAAAACCATGTATAGAGTTGCTGGACTGTGTTGTGTTCTCTTGGCTGGAACTGAAAGCTCCTCTGGATCTTTAGAaacctctctgtgtgtgtaaataCTGTCCTTTAATACTGTCAACTGGAGGAGGGCTGAGAGCCGAGCGTAATTCTCTGATGAATAGTGATCTCTGTGTTTAATTTGACCGAGTGCGTTGGCTGCTTTTCTGTGctgtttaaaacatatttctgtACCTTCAAAGCACTTTTGgttactttatttattattgtcatcatcaGTATGGTACTGTCCAGTTCCTCacctttttttgtatatataatctTCCTAAATTACACAAGGACTAGCACACCCTTATCCTCCAGCTTCATGGCAACCCGTGCAATGTATCTCCTCTCTTCTAATGCCAGGCACAAGCGCAGTATCGCACTGGACCTGGAAGATAAGATGGCCTTCCACAGTACAGCTGGTGTCCATTAGAGCCGTGAAGGTAAGGTTCCCACCCACCCAAACCTTTCCCATCCACATAGCCCTCATTCCTCGCACAGCTGTTCCCTGTCTTTGAACGCAATCAGACGCAGCGCAGATTCACTACAGATGTTCTGCAGGAGCGTGCTGTGTTCACCTGGGGCCTTATTTTTAATGCACTGCCCAACGATAACACACCTTTGTTCTAAACATCATTTACGAGGGTGACGTTGATGATTCAAAGGAGGAAGAGAACTATCAAATGTAACTATGACCAGGATTCTTGtatactgttttttgtgccatGTTCTAGATTACATCACTTCAACTCGGAGGACTATAGTATGTATATGCTGTGCTTTTTTGGTCAAATGTTTATCCGAATCACATTCATTTTGTGAAACCTGTTGGTTGCCACGTAAgtgcgtctgctaagaaataaatgacGGTGATATTTGACTGATAGTTGTTTTATCTAAGGTGGGCTGCCTTTTAGCTGTGTTTTAAGTGACTACAGCTGCAGCTGAGGTTGCTTgcagatttaaataaaaatggacaGTTATTTGGCTGGCCCCGGTGTATGAAAATCCTTTTATATTAGCTTCCAGATTCTGATCCTAAAATAAGTAGAAGATTCAGGAAAGCTGCTGACAAATAGCTCTGCTTCTGCATGATTCCAGGCAACACAAACGGctatattcatacattttagTGTCACAGCGAGTCTTTCTGTGGTTGCAGTAAACCCATCGTGCCAATCTGCTTGTCAGTCAGACATTTTGAGCGGGCAGTCCTCACCTTTGCCACGAAAAGCTGTCTGCTCTGTTCTGCACTGGCAAATCACACACAGAAGACCACATCAGACTGCGCTTTTATCTCCAGACCAGGCAGGGCTATAAAACACTGGAGGAGAGTTGAAGAATTTGGCAGCTGGTGAAGTAAGCACAGATTGGATCTTTCAGCAGAATAACTGACTGTTGTTCACTCTGGGAGGTGTGAGTGCTTTTCAAAAGTAATGGgacgcttaaaaaaaaaaaaatcagggtAGATGGTAGCAGTACCTAGAAGAGACAGGACCACACCCACATACGAAATGAGTGAACCTGTGAAGGAAAATATTATCAATTATTCATCCGGTAGTATAGATTTACAGttggattattttattgtaaagagCACTCAAGTAAAATCTAATTATGTACATAAAGCAATGTGAAAATATTGCTCCACTTACAAAAACTGCAGCCAACCTAGTTGTTTTAAAGCTAGGGTTTCCAGtatcttctttttattttttactgtagtTGCTGTGATAATAATTAAGGGCAAAAGTTACTAGTTCTATAGTTAGTTTTTTCAGTACTTCAAGGTTCAGAAGTAAATTATTTACCACAATTTGCAGAACTATGGTTTCTAAACGAAAATACCTTTCAATACTTTCTTTTGTGTATGGTACAAAGAAAAGT contains:
- the LOC136752767 gene encoding keratin, type I cytoskeletal 18 isoform X1, producing MDFRSTSYAVRSTRPMVSSQRITQSLNRPLSSSASMYAGSGGFGTRISTVGGSSGFGQGGGFSSSMSISGSAAVRNEKETMQNLNDRLANYLETVRNLEQANSKLELQIREVLEKSGPAAHDYSHYYSMLDDLRKKVFDQTVDNARLVLQIDNARLAADDFRVKFESELAIRQSVESDIVGLRRMIDDTNMGRMNLESEIEAMKEELIHLKKNHDDEVMEMRNQIAQSGVQVDVDAPKGQDLAHIMAEMRAKYEKMALQSQEELKTWHESQITEVQVQVSQNTEALQGARTEITELRRQFQSLEIELESQRSMKASLEDALRDTEIRNNMEMEKYNTIILQLEAELTQLRHNIQQQGQDYEALLNIKMKLEAEIATYRRLLDGGDFRLQDALEDQKTTKTKVMTVTQTVVDGKVVSESTKTRELSS
- the LOC136752767 gene encoding keratin, type I cytoskeletal 18 isoform X2, with translation MDFRSTSYAVRSTRPMVSSQRITQSLNRPLSSSASMYAGSGGFGTRISTVGGSSGFGQGGGFSSSMSISGSAAVRNEKETMQNLNDRLANYLETVRNLEQANSKLELQIREVLEKSGPAAHDYSHYYSMLDDLRKKVFDQTVDNARLVLQIDNARLAADDFRVKFESELAIRQSVESDIVGLRRMIDDTNMGRMNLESEIEAMKEELIHLKKNHDDEVMEMRNQIAQSGVQVDVDAPKGQDLAHIMAEMRAKYEKMALQSQEELKTWHESQITEVQVQVSQNTEALQGARTEITELRRQFQSLEIELESQRSMKASLEDALRDTEIRNNMEMEKYNTIILQLEAELTQLRHNIQQQGQDYEALLNIKMKLEAEIATYRRLLDGGDFSQ